From Phalacrocorax carbo chromosome 6, bPhaCar2.1, whole genome shotgun sequence, a single genomic window includes:
- the HMGCS2 gene encoding hydroxymethylglutaryl-CoA synthase, mitochondrial isoform X2, whose product MLRLVSRAARCWGARRAAQGPERAPQGAQHPMAVQRACLSSAAGTGTWPKDVGILALEVYFPAQYVEQEELERYDGVEAGKYTRGLGQQQMGFCAAHEDINSLCLTVVQRLVERGRLSWDAIGRLEVGTETVIDKSKAVKTVLMQLFHDSGNTDVEGIDTTNACYGGTASLFNAADWVESSAWDGRYAVVVCGDIAVYATGNARPTGGAGAIAMLVGPNAPLVLERGLRGTHMEHAYDFYKPDLASEYPVVDGQLSIQCYLRALDRCYAVYRRKAERQWQQAGIQRPFTLDDFKFIIFHTPFCKLVQKSVGRLLLNDFLATPNPDMATGPYKGLQPFRGVKLEDTYTSKEVEKAFQAASQEIFDQKTKPSLLLASRNGNMYTPSMYGCLASLLAQSSARDLAGSRIGAFSYGSGLAASMFSLRVSQDAAPGSPLDKLVSSLADLPARLDARKRVAPQDFAEIMKRREETHHLADHTPHGSQADLFPGTWYLTRVDAKYRREYARKPI is encoded by the exons ATGCTGCGCTTGGTCAGCCGTGCTGCACGCTGCTGGGGGGCAAGGCGGGCAGCGCAGGGGCCAGAGCGGGCACCCCAGGGAGCCCAACACCCCATGGCTGTGCAGAGGGCATG CCTCTCCAGTGCTGCTGGAACAGGCACCTGGCCCAAGGACGTGGGCATCCTGGCACTGGAGGTATACTTCCCCGCCCAGTACgtggagcaggaggagctggagcggTATGATGGCGTGGAGGCCGGCAAGTACACGCGTGGCTTGGGCCAGCAGCAGATGGGCTTCTGTGCGGCTCATGAGGACATCAACTCCCTCTGCCTGACGGTGGTGCAGCGGCTGGTGGAGCGCGGGCGCCTCTCCTGGGATGCCATCGGCCGACTGGAGGTGGGCACCGAGACAGTCATTGACAAGTCCAAGGCCGTCAAGACCGTCCTCATGCAGCTCTTCCACGACTCGGGCAACACTGATGTGGAAGGCATCGACACCACCAACGCCTGCTATGGGGGCACAGCCTCGCTTTTCAATGCAGCTGACTGGGTGGAGTCCAGTGCCTGGGACG GTCGCTATGCCGTGGTGGTGTGTGGGGACATCGCTGTCTATGCCACAGGGAACGCACGGCCTACGGGAGGTGCCGGTGCCATTGCCATGCTGGTGGGACCCAACGCCCCACTGGTGCTGGAGAGAG GCCTGCGGGGAACCCACATGGAGCATGCCTATGACTTCTACAAGCCAGATCTGGCCTCTGAATACCCAGTGGTGGATGGGCAGCTCTCCATCCAGTGCTACCTGCGGGCGCTGGACCGCTGCTATGCTGTGTACCGCcggaaggcagagagacagtGGCAGCAGG CTGGCATCCAGAGGCCCTTCACCCTTGACGACTTCAAGTTCATCATCTTCCACACGCCCTTCTGCAAGCTGGTGCAGAAGTCAGTGGGGCGGCTGCTGCTGAACGACTTCCTGGCCACCCCCAACCCTGATATGGCCACTGGCCCCTACAAGGGGCTGCAGCCCTTCCG TGGCGTGAAGCTGGAGGATACCTACACCAGCAAGGAGGTGGAGAAGGCGTTCCAGGCGGCCAGCCAGGAGATCTTCGACCAGAAGACCAAGCCGTCCCTGCTCCTCGCCTCCCGGAACGGCAACATGTACACGCCTTCCATGTATGGTTGCCTGGCCTCCCTCCTGGCACA ATCCTCGGCGCGGGACCTGGCTGGCTCCCGGATTGGTGCCTTCTCCTACGGCTCAGGGCTGGCTGCCAGCATGTTCTCCCTTCGTGTCTCACAGGATGCAGCCCCAG GTTCACCCCTGGATAAGCTAGTCTCCAGCCTGGCCGACCTGCCAGCTCGCCTGGATGCCCGCAAGCGTGTGGCCCCACAGGACTTTGCTGAGATCATGAAGAGGCGGGAGGAGACGCATCACTTGG CCGACCACACTCCCCACGGCTCCCAGGCAGATCTCTTCCCTGGCACCTGGTACCTGACACGGGTGGATGCCAAGTATCGCCGGGAATATGCCAGGAAGCCCATCTAG
- the REG4 gene encoding regenerating islet-derived protein 4 gives MVAAVRLTLLLLGCAGLLQLAGARYINYCPMGWYYYKLSCLKYFRQLLSWDEAERQCQASHPSAHLAWVEEPREAATLRKIISYYQQVQSVWLGLHYGHESRAWQWVSGGKYNVTSGLAGNSAHGGTCGMLNHLSSFTLWSSDDCTQKYHYICKFTP, from the exons ATGGTGGCAGCTGTCAGActcaccctgctgctgctgggctgtgcaGGGCTCCTGCAGCTCGCTG GTGCCCGGTACATAAACTACTGCCCTATGGGCTGGTACTACTACAAGCTCAGCTGCTTAAAGTACTTCCGTCAGCTCCTAAGCTGGGATGAGGCTGAG AGGCAGTGCCAGGCCAGTCATCCCAGTGCCCACCTAGCCTGGGTGGAGGAGCCCCGGGAGGCAGCCACCCTGCGGAAGATCATCTCCTACTACCAGCAGGTGCAGTCCGTCTGGCTCGGTCTCCACTACGGGCATGAG AGCCGAGCCTGGCAGTGGGTGAGTGGGGGCAAGTACAACGTTACCAGTGGGCTGGCTGGGAACAGTGCCCATGGGGGTACCTGTGGCATGCTGAACCACCTGAGCA GCTTCACTCTGTGGTCCAGCGATGACTGCACCCAGAAGTATCACTATATCTGCAAGTTCACCCCTTAA
- the HMGCS2 gene encoding hydroxymethylglutaryl-CoA synthase, mitochondrial isoform X1: MLRLVSRAARCWGARRAAQGPERAPQGAQHPMAVQRACLSSAAGTGTWPKDVGILALEVYFPAQYVEQEELERYDGVEAGKYTRGLGQQQMGFCAAHEDINSLCLTVVQRLVERGRLSWDAIGRLEVGTETVIDKSKAVKTVLMQLFHDSGNTDVEGIDTTNACYGGTASLFNAADWVESSAWDGRYAVVVCGDIAVYATGNARPTGGAGAIAMLVGPNAPLVLERGLRGTHMEHAYDFYKPDLASEYPVVDGQLSIQCYLRALDRCYAVYRRKAERQWQQAGIQRPFTLDDFKFIIFHTPFCKLVQKSVGRLLLNDFLATPNPDMATGPYKGLQPFRGVKLEDTYTSKEVEKAFQAASQEIFDQKTKPSLLLASRNGNMYTPSMYGCLASLLAHPHGRSSARDLAGSRIGAFSYGSGLAASMFSLRVSQDAAPGSPLDKLVSSLADLPARLDARKRVAPQDFAEIMKRREETHHLADHTPHGSQADLFPGTWYLTRVDAKYRREYARKPI; the protein is encoded by the exons ATGCTGCGCTTGGTCAGCCGTGCTGCACGCTGCTGGGGGGCAAGGCGGGCAGCGCAGGGGCCAGAGCGGGCACCCCAGGGAGCCCAACACCCCATGGCTGTGCAGAGGGCATG CCTCTCCAGTGCTGCTGGAACAGGCACCTGGCCCAAGGACGTGGGCATCCTGGCACTGGAGGTATACTTCCCCGCCCAGTACgtggagcaggaggagctggagcggTATGATGGCGTGGAGGCCGGCAAGTACACGCGTGGCTTGGGCCAGCAGCAGATGGGCTTCTGTGCGGCTCATGAGGACATCAACTCCCTCTGCCTGACGGTGGTGCAGCGGCTGGTGGAGCGCGGGCGCCTCTCCTGGGATGCCATCGGCCGACTGGAGGTGGGCACCGAGACAGTCATTGACAAGTCCAAGGCCGTCAAGACCGTCCTCATGCAGCTCTTCCACGACTCGGGCAACACTGATGTGGAAGGCATCGACACCACCAACGCCTGCTATGGGGGCACAGCCTCGCTTTTCAATGCAGCTGACTGGGTGGAGTCCAGTGCCTGGGACG GTCGCTATGCCGTGGTGGTGTGTGGGGACATCGCTGTCTATGCCACAGGGAACGCACGGCCTACGGGAGGTGCCGGTGCCATTGCCATGCTGGTGGGACCCAACGCCCCACTGGTGCTGGAGAGAG GCCTGCGGGGAACCCACATGGAGCATGCCTATGACTTCTACAAGCCAGATCTGGCCTCTGAATACCCAGTGGTGGATGGGCAGCTCTCCATCCAGTGCTACCTGCGGGCGCTGGACCGCTGCTATGCTGTGTACCGCcggaaggcagagagacagtGGCAGCAGG CTGGCATCCAGAGGCCCTTCACCCTTGACGACTTCAAGTTCATCATCTTCCACACGCCCTTCTGCAAGCTGGTGCAGAAGTCAGTGGGGCGGCTGCTGCTGAACGACTTCCTGGCCACCCCCAACCCTGATATGGCCACTGGCCCCTACAAGGGGCTGCAGCCCTTCCG TGGCGTGAAGCTGGAGGATACCTACACCAGCAAGGAGGTGGAGAAGGCGTTCCAGGCGGCCAGCCAGGAGATCTTCGACCAGAAGACCAAGCCGTCCCTGCTCCTCGCCTCCCGGAACGGCAACATGTACACGCCTTCCATGTATGGTTGCCTGGCCTCCCTCCTGGCACA CCCTCATGGCAGATCCTCGGCGCGGGACCTGGCTGGCTCCCGGATTGGTGCCTTCTCCTACGGCTCAGGGCTGGCTGCCAGCATGTTCTCCCTTCGTGTCTCACAGGATGCAGCCCCAG GTTCACCCCTGGATAAGCTAGTCTCCAGCCTGGCCGACCTGCCAGCTCGCCTGGATGCCCGCAAGCGTGTGGCCCCACAGGACTTTGCTGAGATCATGAAGAGGCGGGAGGAGACGCATCACTTGG CCGACCACACTCCCCACGGCTCCCAGGCAGATCTCTTCCCTGGCACCTGGTACCTGACACGGGTGGATGCCAAGTATCGCCGGGAATATGCCAGGAAGCCCATCTAG
- the PHGDH gene encoding D-3-phosphoglycerate dehydrogenase gives MALGKLQKVLISDSLDPCCREILQAGGLRVQEKPGLSKEELLREIRDCDGLIVRSATKVTADVLEAAERLRVVGRAGTGVDNVDVEAATRKGVLVMNTPTGNSLSAAELTCGMILCLARQIPQAAASMKEGKWDRKKYMGMELNGKTLGVLGLGRIGREVATRMQAFGMKTIGYDPIITPEASAAFGVEQLPLEQIWPRCDFITVHTPLLPSTMGLLNDSTFAKCRRGVQVVNCARGGIVDEGALLRALQSGQCGGAALDVFTQEPPKDRDLVNHPNVICCPHLGASTQEAQSRCGKEIAMQIVDMATGKGLAGIVNGQALSKAFAPQSKPWITLARALGVVLRTIGKQAQGSVQVCTLGTPLREAGSYLTPAVAAGMLAGGAQKEVTLVNALLLAQEAGLKVMTTHSDVAPEPDSSAGLLQVALQGTPHRATGTVQGSTPVLRELNGATFKQPAPLAGPILIYRAKASESSALPALAGLLGKAGVQLQSYHSSGIVAGEQWSVVGLSAPLSNLGELKPHVTEVFQLHL, from the exons ATGGCGCTGGGGAAGCTGCAGAAGGTGCTGATCAGCGACAGCCTGGACCCCTGCTGCCGGGAGATCCTGCAGGCCGGCGGCCTCCGAGTGCAGGAGAAACCCGGCCTGAGCAaggaggagctgctgcgggAGATCCGG GACTGCGATGGGCTCATCGTCCGCTCGGCCACCAAAGTCACGGCCGACGTGCTGGAGGCGGCGGAGAGGCTGCGGGTGGTGGGCAGAGCGGGCACCGGCGTGGACAACGTCGACGTGGAGGCGGCCACCAGGAAGGGTGTCCTGGTCATGAA CACACCCACTGGGAACAGCCTCAGCGCCGCCGAGCTCACCTGTGGGATGATCCTGTGCTTGGCCAG GCAGATCccgcaggcagctgcctccatGAAGGAGGGCAAGTGGGACCGTAAGAAG TACATGGGCATGGAGCTGAACGGGAAGACTCTGGGCGTGCTGGGGCTAGGGCGCATCGGCAGGGAGGTGGCCACCCGCATGCAGGCTTTTGGCATGAAG ACCATAGGCTATGACCCCATCATCACCCCTGAAGCCTCGGCCGCCTTCGGTGTGGAGCAGTTGCCGCTGGAGCAGATCTGGCCCCGCTGCGACTTCATCACGGTGCACACACCGCTGCTGCCCTCCACCATGG GCCTCCTGAACGACAGCACGTTCGCCAAGTGCCGCCGTGGCGTGCAGGTGGTGAACTGTGCCCGTGGCGGCATTGTGGATGAGGGCGCACTGCTGCGGGCGCTGCAGTCAGGGCAGTGTGGTGGGGCTGCCCTCGACGTCTTCACACAG GAGCCCCCAAAGGACCGTGACCTGGTGAACCACCCCAATGTCATCTGCTGCCCGCACCTGGGTGCCAGCACGCAGGAGGCGCAGAGCCGCTGCGGCAAGGAGATCGCCATGCAGATCGTGGACATGGCcacagggaaggggctggctgGCATA GTCAATGGGCAGGCTCTCAGCAAGGCTTTCGCACCCCAGAGCAAGCCCTGGATCACCCTGGCCAGGGCCCTGGGCGTGGTGCTGCGCACGATAGGCAAGCAGGCACAGGGCAGCGTGCAGGTCTGCACTCTAG ggacacccctGCGGGAGGCTGGGAGCTACCTGACACCTGCTGTGGCCGCGGGTATGCTGGCTGGAGGGGCACAGAAGGAGGTCACCCTGGTGAACgccctgctgctggcccagGAGGCTGGGCTGAAG GTTATGACCACCCACAGCGATGTGGCCCCTGAGCCCGACAGCAGCGCCGGCTTGCTGCAGGTGGCCCTGCAGGGCACCCCGCATCGGGCAACGGGGACGGTGCAGGGCAGCACCCCAGTGCTGCGGGAGCTTAATGGGGCCACCTTCAAGCAGCCGGCCCCACTGGCTGGCCCCATCCTAATCTACAGAGCCAAAGCCTCCGAGTCCAGCGCGCTGCCCGCGCTTGCCG GAttgctggggaaggcaggggtCCAGCTCCAGTCCTACCACAGCTCTGGCATAGTGGCTGGGGAGCAGTGGAGTGTCGTGGGGCTCTCAGCCCCCCTGTCCAACCTTGGTGAGCTGAAGCCACATGTCACGGAGGTCTTCCAGCTCCACCTGTAG